The following nucleotide sequence is from Podospora bellae-mahoneyi strain CBS 112042 chromosome 1 map unlocalized CBS112042p_1, whole genome shotgun sequence.
ACCggtgggagctggagatgcTGTCGGGGGCTAACCCGCCTAATATCTTCCGCGGGGTGCTCGCTCGCCTTTTTACGAGCACACTGACGACGTTTAAGGCATTGACGGACCCCGCGAAGCTGTATTTTGCCAATTATGACCTGCTTGAAGTCAATGATGATGCGAAGAcgttgagggcgaggaagaaggcgggGAAGTATGTGGATGTTTTTAAGAGGGTGGAGTTGGTTgctgggcagcagcagcaaaacacTCAGTCTTtccctcctgctgctgtgacGAATACGGCTcaggggaagggtggtggtggggagaatGTCAAGACTGAGGCTGGTGTGGGGGGTGCGGCAGGTGTGAAACTGGGGGGCACGCCTTCGTtgacgttggggttggcagggggtggtggtggtggttctgcCGGTGCTGGCAATGGGGCGAATgggggtgctgctgttgccatGACGCAGGTTCACAGCCCGAGGGAtgagggagcgggaggggcgggaggtGGGCATGCTATTCGGTGGAGGCGGTGTGTGAGGTGTGCTTCGGTTATGGAGGACATTATGAACCAGCGGCCTGGGTTTACATATGTGCTGGCGCAGCAGCGGAAGTGCTGTTGTGGAGGGGCTTGGGCGCTGGTTGCAAAGGGGGCTTTGGGGTAGAAGAGATGGAAGTTTATGCGCTTGGATAGATCATTCACAAGCTCGCGGTCAAATTGTCCGTTCGTTGGGGATACGAAAACTGACGTGTGGCTGCCAACCTGAGCATGACCGTTTCATTTCATGTATACACAAGCCAGTTCTAATGAGTTGAAATcacttcttttcttttttcacCATAACCAACCCCTATTTTGCTTTGCCTTTTTGTCCTACGGTTCCCAAAGATACCTCtgctccaccaccccctccttcaccaaccccctcaacgccATCCCATAATCCCCCCCATTCGGCGTCCTAAGCAGCGTATGAATATGAAACTTTGCCGGCTCCTTATTCGTCAAGAAAACCCCCGAGTGGTGATCAAACTCGACCAAAATCACGGGGCTCTGAACCCGGTAGTAAAACGCATCGTGATCCCCAAACCCGCCAATCCAACAAAAGTACGTCTCGTGAAACCACTCCTTCAGCTGCTCAAGTCTGATCTTTCTCGCAGTGGAAGGGAGGTAGAGGAGGTACTCGTCCAAGATCTCAGCCACGAGATCCTGTTGGGACTGGGTCATCTCCGAGACTAACACCCCCTCATAAGGAACAACCCTATTGTCCCGATAGGCACCGCAAAGGTGGCGTTGGTCGTCGTGgttccacctcccctttgGCATGGCGTCATCTTTTAAATTCTTATACACCTGCGCGAGTGTTTGTTTCTCAGCCGGTAAAGACTGCATCAGCTGCAaccccaacttctcctcccgCTGCAGGATTTGGGTTCCTTTGTAGGGGCCCGAGTCAATCATGTTTGGCTCTGCACCTGTGAACCACGGGCTTATCACCACTTGGTCTTTgtagaagaagaggttgaggcagaggtggtggccgtAGAAGGAGTAGCCCCagggtgttgtggtggagggggagccgAAGAGGACAAAGTTGTAGGAGTGCTCGTTGCAGATCTTCGGGGCGGAGACGAGCTCGCCGAGGAAGTGGTTGATGCGCATGGCCGAGAGGGCTTTGTGGTAGCCctcgggggagagggaggattgGAGGACTGAGAGGACGGCATCCCGGATTAGGGGGGTGAGCTCGTCGAGGCGGATGCctttgttggagaggaggaattCGGGGTTGGACCAGGTGCGCCATTCGGGGGAGTCGATGTGGTAGAGGGTGGATTTGAGTTGGGAAGGAGACAacagggagaggaggttggtggtggcggtgactATGGAAGAGATGGGGATTTCTtctggggagaggtggaagaggtttGGTTTTACGTTTCCTGGGAAGCGGGTTAGAATGGACGGCTCTGAATGAGCGTAAAGGGGTTATGAAACAGACCATCGCTGGTTACGCCCTTGAAAGGCTCCTGGTAGAGCTTCAGCCAGTGAAGGTAGAGGCCATGAAGCCATGGGGGGTTCCCCTCTTCAATGAATGCTTTGGCATATTCATGAGCATCCTGCTTTTGCATCTCAGTGAAGCGGGGGATGGACAAGTCAGGGAGGTGCTTATGGTATGTCTCGATGTCTGGTTGGTATGCCTCGATGTCTGGTTGGTCTGCCATTTTGACTGTCTGGTAGTGCTCGCAACTAAGATTACTAGATTGTCACAATGACAACAAAGACTGAAGTAAGTGATGAGGTGAAGTGAGAATAGAATAAGAAGTTGAGGTTCTGTCACTAGGCATGTAGGTCTAGACACGGAAAGGCCCAGCCGGTGGTTGAATTGATGCCGGGTAATGAGGTAAAACTATCTCCCGGTCCCTGCAGCCACCTCGGCGTACCAGACATCGCCAATGGCGGAATGAATTAGAGAAAGACGGACGATAACCCGGATGTGtggggtgatgaagatggtggagttggctgcccctcccccgcttccCCAGCTCCCCGCTCTTGACTACATGCCTCCCGGGCACATGGGAGATAGGCGATGTGTGGTGGTAGATTCATATTCTCATAAGGGAAATGCTAGTGAAAGTGCAATTCAAGGCTATTTGCCAGATGCCAAAGACAACTCAAATTCATTCCGTGAACCAAATCCCACCACATCACAGCCCCTTAAAGTTAACATGGAAcaaatccacccccttcctcttcgctCTCAACTCCCCAATATTCTCCTGAATAGCTACACCACACATATTAGCCACCAtagccaccatcaacaaagaCATCATCACGACACTCACCTCCCGGCTTCCCCTTAGCCTCAACATGCGCCTCCTTACTGACCCACCCAATAACCATCCTCACACTCTTCTCCCCAGCCCCATCCCTATCAACCTTCACCTCCGCCCCATAATCCGCACCCTTATACCCCTCCAGCTTATCCCCCTCAACAGCACTGACAAACCGCCCAACCTgctcctcaaacccctcctccgtctcaaAAGCAGTAAACACCTCAGTGCATGGCGCCTTCAACACAGCTGTGTCAAACTGATAAATAAATGTCTCTTGAGCCCTGACATGATCCttgatgctggtgatgcactGCTTTGCTGCAGAGGCGGATGACCATTCTGTATATGCGTTGTCAGTACCTCGTGACTTGGCAACATGATACCGAAAAAAATGGGGGCGAACAGACCAGTTGCCAGCACCCAGGTCTTTGGATCCTCGAGCTTTTGGCCAAGGAAACCTTGCTGGAAATCAGGCTGGGACTTGACTTTGGCTACAGCATCTCCCGGAAGTTGATTGCCAGAGTCGAGAGACTCGACGTCGAGTGTTTGGAAGAGTGTGACGGTGGCGGACGATGGCATTGTTGAGATGTTTGGCTGGATGACTGTTGCTTTTGGGTTGATGATTCTGGTTGAATGAAACTGTAATTGGGAAAGCTGGCCAACTGAGAAACACGATGACGTATTAATTCAACTAACCTGTCAACTTGATAACTTGCCAGACTGGACACCGTCAACAGTGGGATTCTTCACTTTCTTTAGGACCAGTCACAAATTGTCTACAGATCACGAGCAATGCACAAAGGAGCTAAAATGGGAGAAATGGCGAGTTTGTTATTGAGAGTTTTCTATAAAAACCTTGAACACAAATCCACAACCCGAACTCCCAGTTGCCGGTATGCGTATGGTGTGTGAGACGGCGCGAAGTGCGAGAAGGGCACGGGCTTTGCGGCAAGAACGACATGTAGCACGTTGCCCGCTGGGAGACGCgaccagcccagcccaagcCACCTCTTGGCCCTTGCCCTAGAGAGAATGTGGGATAGTCGAACCAGAGCGGGAACGAACATATCTAAGTGAATCTTCCTCGGCCGAGTCCGAGATGCTGGCTCCGGAGCAAAGTAGCTTCTGCACGAGTTGTTCCCCCGCCTTGAACTTGGCCTGTGGCGGGAAAAGACACCGGCGCATTGCCCTTACCATCGCGCTTGTCTCCTTCAGAAAAGATTCCGGTCTCAAAAGGGTGCTGGAGATCTTCAGTACAGACGCGACGTCAGATATCAATCAACCTAGTTACCCCCGAACACGCATGCCTGAGCACGCGCAGTCGTTGCAATAATATACCCTCTCGATAACCGTCCTCACAGCCAACGCATATGCTCTATTGAAACTGTTGGCGGACTTAACATCGATTTGAATGCCGTGAAATATAACCTCGATGTACCCTGTGACGCAAGGGCCCAAGGCAAGACTGCCGGCGGGATGAATACCAATCCCTACAGAGCGTGAAGAGCAATCTCTGCTGGGGCCACGCCGACGGGGCCTTTTAAAAGGTCATGCCCAGGACTTACTTCTCAGCATCAGTCGAAAGCAGTCGATGTCGAAAGCAGTCGAAGCCAAAAGCAGTCGAGCTGACGGAGGAACACGCAAATGGCAGTTTCAAAGTCATGCCTAGGACAACGCAAGAAGTCACCGTGTCAACGGGTCCAATATGGACACACTCTAGGGTACGCCAACACCTAGAGCGGACTGAAGCAGTTTAACTGTCATGCCCAGGACTAACTGCCAGCCTGTCGTTGGCTGAAGAAACGATGCGCCTATCGCAATCGGGGCCTTTTAGAGTCCTGCCCATGACACGTGTGGAATCGTATTGAAGTcgaagatggggaggtgacAGGAGCCGTCTTCAGGGCTGACATGTTGCCAAGATGTTTGGTGTTAACAGGGCAATATGACGGGGCCAACTCTCTGGGAAGAGCGACGACGCCTCGGCACAGAGTATGCTGATCGGCTGACATTCATGTTGCTGAACTGGCGACTCGGATTGGCGGGGGCGTGTGTGCGAAAAAGCTGAAAGCGTCGAGGGTCATGTTGACTGGGCGCAGACACGCTTCGGGTGAATAGAAGGGTAGCCATGATCTAGCTGGAACAATTTGTTGTTATACTCAGGCAATGAACCAATCGACAGAATGACCTACTAAGTTGACAATGAGATCATGTCAATATTCTTGATGGCCTGTAACTTCGGAATAGCATGTTGCCGAGGGGCGCaacagctggtggtggtgatgatggctgttCAAGGTGATGTGAAcaggagagggaaaagaggagaagctggagaaagACAACACTGAGGCAGGACCTGCAGGTTGACGGTATTCGAGAGTCCACATCATACATCAAATCTGTCATGGATGAAGAACTCGAGTTGTTGAAAGGTCGCTCCGAcaagctggtgttgaggggaaATCAGCCAAGGGGGAGCCATCGCCATGTGGACATTGTTATGCCAAACAAGGCTTGACAGAAGACTAGGAGGGTTGGTAGCGACCAAAACATGGCTTCCGTTCGCCAAGAATATCGAAAAGATTCTTGCTGGGAGAGGAAATGCTTCACAGGACGACAGGTCTGATTCGGATGCTTTTGTGGAGAGCATGACATCGGCATGGATCACGGCACCAAGCCGCTCTCTCTTGTCAACACCTATGTTTCTAGGCCACGGGACCGACGATGCTATGGTTGATGTTCAGCTCGGACGTGAGGCCAGAGATGTGCTCTCCAAAGTAGGGTTTCGGGTTGAGTGGAAGGAGTACTTGGGTGCAGAGTTGGAAGGTCACTGGATCAAGGTGccagaggaggttgatgatatCACGGCCTTTTTGAAAAGATCTACCGGTAGTGATTAATAGGTAACCGGTACTTTCCATAGGAAGATGTAACAAGACCAGTCGCTCTTTCCAATAACAGGGAGTGGTCGGTTGTGTTGTGAGGGCCTTCCATGACTGCTGCCTCGGACGGGACCAAAGATGCACCTTCCTTTTAAAAGTTTTTGCCATGCCCTATATCAGACTCATGTCAAAATTTCAAGCAACATTTTGTGCGGTGCAAACCATAGGACCACCCATCAACAATCCCAATATGGAGTGTACCAAGGACACCACCCAGGACACAGGTCCAGACCAGCTTCAACAATCCGTTGCCACCGGCTGGGCTACCTTTCTCGCTGCCCAGCATTGGTCCCGGGAAGTAGATTCCCTCAGAAGGTCCCTCAACGAGCACATCAAGCAGACAAGCACACAGCATGAGCTTTTGtccgttgctgttgtgcaGTCCAAACCAAGCTCTCCTGTTACTGAAGCCAGCCTTGAAAACCACCTCGAATCATTGCGGCAGGAAATGACGGAGAGCATGTCTCAGCTCTCGCAAAAAATTACATCTCACGAGGAGAGAACTGAACATCTCCGGTCTCTCACATCTGATGATATCAAGGACGTTCAAGAGAAGTACTTGTCAGCGCTCGGCATGGTCGAATACCTGCAGGGGGAGCTACGAGACATGAGATCAGACAAGGTCAACACGGAAAACAAGCTCACGGCGCTAGAGCGAGATACTGAAAACAAACTCACGGCATTGGGACGCCAGATTGCTGCTCTACTACCGCCTCAAACACCCTTGCCCGACGAGGCCGTCAGTTTCCTCAACCAGCTCGTCTCTCGTCGTGCTGAAGTGATGAGAATCCTCAGCCTCCCCTGCCATGAAGAGTTCACACAGTTGCAGCAAACCCATGGTGAGAAAACGCCTGAACAAATCTCCATCAGACCTTGGGCTTACCTCCTATAGTCACTGGAGCCACTGCCAACCCCGAACATACTACCATACCGACAAACCCGCCTAGGCTCAATaacacaaacaccacacccacttcagcatcatccatcacAGACATTCAAATCCACGTGCCGGACAGAAGGCAGAGGCAGAACACAGTGAGCAAACACAGTCAGCCCTACATGGCGGTTATCACTCGAAAGCAGCCCAAACGGAAGGCCGCAGAGCCTCCCCAGACACAACCCAGTTCAAAAAGGGCCATGCCACCGGGGACATCTTCAACCAAAACCAGCCTCGTTAACCCGCCAAAGACGGTCCCTGCTGATGCCCAAGACACAAAGGATCTCTACCACCGGTTCCGGAGCCGGTATGACACCAACCCGCCCCAGGATCAAGTAAGGGGCATCTGGAGATTCATCAACCAGATAAAGAATCCCGACGTCGCAAAGCATCTTCAGGAGTCTCTTGTCATCTCCCTGCCCGAGTACGTGAAGTTGGGTTCAAGAAGTCGACTGGCGACACAAGTCAACGGCGTCCAGAGAATTTTCATTACGATATCTGGGAAAGTGACCTGGAAGATGTTCTCCGAGGCGTTTGACAAGTATGCGGCTTTGCATTTGAAGGAGTGAATGTGGCTACCAGGAGATTGATGacattgatgatgatgagaatggtGCGGTGGATGGAATGATACGAAGTATGAGCGAAACGAAAATTTGCTGGAAATTTGCTTCACGTAAGACGATGTAGCTTGGCAGATATGGGTgaaggatggatgggggttgCAGGTATGGGGGTTTCTGTGGTCCATGTACATTATCGACAGATTTGCTATTTAGGCCACTTGCAGGAGCTTTCTAATCCACAATGGCTGTATCATAACATCCTTGACAAGCAGTCCACTTATAAGTATGGGAAATATTATTCAAATGTTTTCTAGAAAAAATACCTCATGCTATGTGTATGTACCATTTTCCAGTTGGTGATTCAAATATCTTAtgcaaaccaaccccctctctcGAACCCCTGTTACTATCTTCAACTTTTGTAaccaactccctccctcccctcagtCCGCAGACCTCAAGCCATTCACCCCCACAAAGTTGGTGTACTCACACCTGCAACCCCCAGTaccaccatccatccccccaaagCTCGGGTTGAAGAACCCGCCCGGGTTGACCAAATCCCCCGTGTTGTTCATCTGATTGAGGAACAGTTTCGCCTCATTGTTGACAACCCTCCGcctctcatccacccccctcataAAAACAAATTTATTCCCAGGGATACCCCCGTGCGTATCAAGCGTGACCGTAATCGGGTAAGGGAACGTGCCGGGCTGTGTCCCGTTTACATTCGCCTCCCGACCGCCAAACCCGCCGATTagcttggtggtgttggactTGCGAGTCCAGATCTCGACTTTATACCGCACCGACAGCCAGGTAACGACAAATTTCGCTTCTGAGATGGGGGAGCCGCCGTTGCGGtcgatggagggggggagcCGCtcgttgagggaggagaggtagATTGTTTTGTTGTAGTACGAGTAGAAAGAGTATCGTTCTGTTGGTAGGCCGCGGTCGTagaggcggaggggttgctgaGTGGGAaagtggaggtggttggcggGCGCGGCGGTGCCGTCTTTGTTTAGGATGGGTGGGGGGACGAGGTCGGAGATGTtgagggcgggggagaggttgccTGAGgcttggcggggttggttTTGATGGTCATCAAATCCCCCCCtgcgggtgaggaggttggagccGACGCTGGAGTTCACGGAgcggaggatggagatgtAGAAGGGGGTGGGCTCGCCGGCTTTGTCGTCAGAGACAACACcgtcggtggtgttgccTAGGAAGAACATGTCTTggaaggtgggggggttggggacgggtttgaggatgaggttgccGGGGGTTTGGCGGGGTGTGACGAAGAGTCGGCGGAGGATGGTTGAGAAGCTGATGCCGTTGCTgcggatggagatggagcgggtggtggtgcggttCCGGCCGACTGTGCGGTTGAGTTCATCTAGGGGTCTTCCGGTTCCGAGGTCTATGGGGGTAGGCCGGGGGGGTTCTTGACCGGTGACATTCCATGTCtgtctggtgttgttgtcgaaCTGGATTTGAAGGATGAAGCTTGGCTGGTCCGCGTTGAAAGGGGCCACGGAATCGGCCTCTTCTTTTGGGAGCGAGCAACTCCAAAGTGTTGCCGGTTGGATGCAGACTGTGCTTGAGTCTGACTGAGTTCCTATCACTGTCGAAATGCCAGTGGGCATTGGTGGGAAGtcggtgaggttgagaaaCCGTGATGGGATGCTTTCTTCGGCCACTGTGCGCCGTGATAGAACCACTCCAAGGACAACCCCCAAAATGATCATGGAGATGAGGGCAACAAGGATGCCAAAGCAAACTCGTCTCCGCTTCCGTCCCTCGAGCCCTGGGTTTCCAAAAGCACCGCAGCATGGGAAACACCCACGCCCTACTTTCCTCGCCACAAAGTCTTCTTTTTCGTGCCTCCTTCGCTTTCGTTCTGCCGCCAAGTTGGGCAAATAGTTTGCTGGGAGAAAAGACCCTATCGGCCGGTCTGGCAGCCACGTCTGTGTCGGAGGTGGTGTCAGAGGAACATTTTGGAGACCGATGGCGCCTTGGGATGTCATTGTCTGCGATAAACCAACAGGGACGGGACCTGGTGACGGGGGGAACATGGTGGTCGCAGCGTGGCCTGGAGGAAGCACCGCCTGGTAACGAACATTATCCTGTCTATGTGGAGGTGAATAGGGAGGCGGGAGCTCGGGTGTTCGAGATTCCTCAACCAGGATGCGTGACTTTTCTGTTTGGGTCTCGGGTTGAGACACTactgttgatgctggtaCCGGTGCTGgcgctggagctggagctggggcTGCTCTCGGGGCTGTAATAGGTGCCGGtactggtgctggtgctggtgctggtacTGATCCTGGCGGGTTTGGAGTTGATTGCGTGGGCTCAACTGGTGAAAAGTCCTGAACAATGATGCGTGGCGGACGTTGCTGTAGAATTGTCTCAATCTTTGAACTGCTAGACTGGCCAAAATTGGACCTCGTGAGAACAGGCGAGAGCCCCGTCTTTTGGTTTGTCGTTTCCCACCATTCAGTATTCACCTTTGGCTCAGCAGCTTCTCCTACAGTCGGGagtcttggtgttgctggggttggtACAAAAGGGGAAGTGACTTGATCCCACCATCCCTGAGATCGCGTACTCCCACCAGTATTTGACCTCTGCCTGTTAGTGTGGCTGTATGACTTTTTGGTGACTACTGGactgccatcttcctcaaaaAGCGTCACGGGTGTGTCCATATCGCTGTCATCGTCACTGACATAAAATGCAGTTGTTGCCGTGTCTCGTCTGTTGTTGCCCTCTTTGCTCATCCCAAAGCCATCCACATGATCGCGGTCAGATATAGGAGAGAATTCCTGACCTCTGTAGCCAgaagggatggatgggacGGCTGGGACATAGGCCGTTTGTGGAAGGATCATGCCATCGAGACCCCGAGGTGAGAAATCGTCCTCGGTATCCGGTGACCATGCAGATACCGGCTGctttgatggcggtgatgttggtggttggcgaAAATAGGGGGGCAAGTCCACTGGTGTCTCGACCACAGCTGTATGGGGGCTGATGACTACATCCGAGTCTGTAGGCATCTCGAAGCCGATCATAATAGGCC
It contains:
- a CDS encoding uncharacterized protein (EggNog:ENOG503P2JM; COG:I) — protein: MWTLLCQTRLDRRLGGLVATKTWLPFAKNIEKILAGRGNASQDDRSDSDAFVESMTSAWITAPSRSLLSTPMFLGHGTDDAMVDVQLGREARDVLSKVGFRVEWKEYLGAELEGHWIKVPEEVDDITAFLKRSTGSD
- a CDS encoding uncharacterized protein (EggNog:ENOG503NVPG; COG:S), which encodes MADQPDIEAYQPDIETYHKHLPDLSIPRFTEMQKQDAHEYAKAFIEEGNPPWLHGLYLHWLKLYQEPFKGVTSDGNVKPNLFHLSPEEIPISSIVTATTNLLSLLSPSQLKSTLYHIDSPEWRTWSNPEFLLSNKGIRLDELTPLIRDAVLSVLQSSLSPEGYHKALSAMRINHFLGELVSAPKICNEHSYNFVLFGSPSTTTPWGYSFYGHHLCLNLFFYKDQVVISPWFTGAEPNMIDSGPYKGTQILQREEKLGLQLMQSLPAEKQTLAQVYKNLKDDAMPKGRWNHDDQRHLCGAYRDNRVVPYEGVLVSEMTQSQQDLVAEILDEYLLYLPSTARKIRLEQLKEWFHETYFCWIGGFGDHDAFYYRVQSPVILVEFDHHSGVFLTNKEPAKFHIHTLLRTPNGGDYGMALRGLVKEGVVEQRYLWEP
- a CDS encoding uncharacterized protein (EggNog:ENOG503P0XE; COG:O), coding for MDNTNDLRTPRYLPSSHLTGRTKEDWEEWEDDEVLTPMTAAPMDGPLVDINTDPFPSGQPSQTTTASLAPRLSVQKVKRLKSRHRQKAQNARAGIKLVTDMSKFRQQRQQHIANQMKLNSANRESRTGKFVDAAALLALEGQHNGESSSTFGWLKRKPTKGKRVDRLVAESSPQVDLSPSAGPIMIGFEMPTDSDVVISPHTAVVETPVDLPPYFRQPPTSPPSKQPVSAWSPDTEDDFSPRGLDGMILPQTAYVPAVPSIPSGYRGQEFSPISDRDHVDGFGMSKEGNNRRDTATTAFYVSDDDSDMDTPVTLFEEDGSPVVTKKSYSHTNRQRSNTGGSTRSQGWWDQVTSPFVPTPATPRLPTVGEAAEPKVNTEWWETTNQKTGLSPVLTRSNFGQSSSSKIETILQQRPPRIIVQDFSPVEPTQSTPNPPGSVPAPAPAPVPAPITAPRAAPAPAPAPAPVPASTVVSQPETQTEKSRILVEESRTPELPPPYSPPHRQDNVRYQAVLPPGHAATTMFPPSPGPVPVGLSQTMTSQGAIGLQNVPLTPPPTQTWLPDRPIGSFLPANYLPNLAAERKRRRHEKEDFVARKVGRGCFPCCGAFGNPGLEGRKRRRVCFGILVALISMIILGVVLGVVLSRRTVAEESIPSRFLNLTDFPPMPTGISTVIGTQSDSSTVCIQPATLWSCSLPKEEADSVAPFNADQPSFILQIQFDNNTRQTWNVTGQEPPRPTPIDLGTGRPLDELNRTVGRNRTTTRSISIRSNGISFSTILRRLFVTPRQTPGNLILKPVPNPPTFQDMFFLGNTTDGVVSDDKAGEPTPFYISILRSVNSSVGSNLLTRRGGFDDHQNQPRQASGNLSPALNISDLVPPPILNKDGTAAPANHLHFPTQQPLRLYDRGLPTERYSFYSYYNKTIYLSSLNERLPPSIDRNGGSPISEAKFVVTWLSVRYKVEIWTRKSNTTKLIGGFGGREANVNGTQPGTFPYPITVTLDTHGGIPGNKFVFMRGVDERRRVVNNEAKLFLNQMNNTGDLVNPGGFFNPSFGGMDGGTGGCRCEYTNFVGVNGLRSAD
- a CDS encoding uncharacterized protein (EggNog:ENOG503P577) — encoded protein: MPSSATVTLFQTLDVESLDSGNQLPGDAVAKVKSQPDFQQGFLGQKLEDPKTWVLATEWSSASAAKQCITSIKDHVRAQETFIYQFDTAVLKAPCTEVFTAFETEEGFEEQVGRFVSAVEGDKLEGYKGADYGAEVKVDRDGAGEKSVRMVIGWVSKEAHVEAKGKPGAIQENIGELRAKRKGVDLFHVNFKGL
- a CDS encoding uncharacterized protein (EggNog:ENOG503P2JM; COG:I): MECTKDTTQDTGPDQLQQSVATGWATFLAAQHWSREVDSLRRSLNEHIKQTSTQHELLSVAVVQSKPSSPVTEASLENHLESLRQEMTESMSQLSQKITSHEERTEHLRSLTSDDIKDVQEKYLSALGMVEYLQGELRDMRSDKVNTENKLTALERDTENKLTALGRQIAALLPPQTPLPDEAVSFLNQLVSRRAEVMRILSLPCHEEFTQLQQTHVTGATANPEHTTIPTNPPRLNNTNTTPTSASSITDIQIHVPDRRQRQNTVSKHSQPYMAVITRKQPKRKAAEPPQTQPSSKRAMPPGTSSTKTSLVNPPKTVPADAQDTKDLYHRFRSRYDTNPPQDQVRGIWRFINQIKNPDVAKHLQESLVISLPEYVKLGSRSRLATQVNGVQRIFITISGKVTWKMFSEAFDKYAALHLKE